The nucleotide sequence CTACGGGCGTGCAGATTGTTTCCGCCCTGGCGGAGCGCAGCAAGGTCAGGCATTTCCAGCGCACTGCGCAGTGGATTTTCCCGGTCGAGAATCCTGCATTCAGCGAAGAGCAGCGCGCTGAGTTTCGCAGCAACCGGGATTTGCTCGTATATCTGCAGCGTGAGCCCACGTATCTGGCCAATGTGGAGCGATTCACCCAGGGCGTGCTGGACCCGGATTCCGAGCAGATTCAGGAAATTCAAAAGCTGTGCCAGGAAAATCTGGATAACAGCGTTGCCGATCCGGCGCTGCGCAAGAAACTGCAGCCCAATTACCGTGCGGGCTGCAAGCGCCTGATTTACTCGCCCGACTACTACAAGGCGATTCAGCAGCCGCATTCCGAGCTGGTGACCGAGGGTATCGAAAAGCTTGAAAAAACGGGCATTCGCACCAGCGATGGCGTGCTGCATGAAGTGGACATCGTGGTGCTGGCCACGGGCTTCAAGGCCGACCGCTATGTGCGCCCCATGAATGTGACGGGGCTTCAGGGGCAAACACTGGAGCAGGCCTGGAGTAATGTGCCCACCGCCTATAAGTCCATCTCGGTGCCGGACTTCCCGAACTTCTATTTCATGAACGGCCCCACATCGCCGGTGGGCAACTTCTCGCTGATCGATACATCCGAGATGCAGTGGGGCTATATCTGGCAACTGATAGAGCGGGTCAGCGATGGCAGCATTGCTGGGCTGTCTGCAAAGTCCGAAGCACTGGCGAACTACGATCAGGAGCGCCTGCAGGCGGCCAAGGGCTCGGTCTTTGGCTCGGGTTGCAATAGCTGGTATCTGGACAAGAACGGCGTGCCCAATACCTGGCCGTGGTCACAGTCGCGTTTCCGTGAAGAGATGTCCCAGCCCGTCTGGCAGGACTACACCCATCATCAGACAGAAGTCGTCGCTGCCTGAGGGCGCCCATCGCTTTCAAGTTCCATGCCCATGGCGCAAGTCTTGGGCAATGTCTATCTCTCTTAAGGAATGAAGATGCAGATTCACCCCGAACTCGCCGCCATGCTGGAAGCGTTCAAGGACGCTCCCCCCATGGACTTTGTCAACATGCCTGTGCCCGAGATTCGCGAACTCATGGCGCAGATGCCGTTTCCGCCAGCAGACTTGCCCATGCATGAGGTGCGAGAGCTCAGCATGACGGGCGGCGCAGGCCAGCCCATGAAGGCCAGGCTCTATCGCCCGGATGATGTGCCTGTGGCTCCGGTGATGGTGTTCTTCCACGGTGGTGGCTGGTGCATTGGAACGCTGGACAGCCACGACAGTCTGTGCCGCCATCTGGCCCGCCTGCTCTCCATGAATGTGGTGTCTGTCGATTACCGTCTGGCGCCCGAGCATGTCTTTCCTGCCGCGCAGGATGATGCCTATGCGGCAACCCGCTGGGTGGCCGATCATGCGGCTCAGTTGCATTGCGATGCCTCACAGCTCGTGGTGGCGGGCGACAGCGCGGGCGGTAATCTCGCCATTGTCAGCTGCCTGCGTGCCAAGGAAGACGGCTGGGAGGGCATTCAAAAGCAGTTGCTGTTCTACCCTGTGTGCGATGCGCGCATGGATTCGCAGTCATACGCCATGTTTGGCCAGATTCCCATGCTGACCAGCGAAGCCATGGCGGCCATGTGGCGCCACTACCACCCGGGCAGCCCTGTCAATGCGCTGGCATCGGTGGCGCAATATGAGGATCTCACGGGCTTGCCGCCAG is from Comamonas fluminis and encodes:
- a CDS encoding flavin-containing monooxygenase yields the protein MKYDVIVIGCGMSGILAGIHLKNSGKKFIILEKAKTLGGTWRDNTYPGLTCDVPSHAYTYSFEPNPEWSRVLPPGAEIQQYFQMVYDKYGIAEYAQFNTEITNAQWEGDAWTLQDQHGKRYEGRVVVAATGVLHHPNYPQIQGLEDFEGDVIHSARWDHSVPLEGKKIAVIGTGSTGVQIVSALAERSKVRHFQRTAQWIFPVENPAFSEEQRAEFRSNRDLLVYLQREPTYLANVERFTQGVLDPDSEQIQEIQKLCQENLDNSVADPALRKKLQPNYRAGCKRLIYSPDYYKAIQQPHSELVTEGIEKLEKTGIRTSDGVLHEVDIVVLATGFKADRYVRPMNVTGLQGQTLEQAWSNVPTAYKSISVPDFPNFYFMNGPTSPVGNFSLIDTSEMQWGYIWQLIERVSDGSIAGLSAKSEALANYDQERLQAAKGSVFGSGCNSWYLDKNGVPNTWPWSQSRFREEMSQPVWQDYTHHQTEVVAA
- a CDS encoding alpha/beta hydrolase, whose protein sequence is MQIHPELAAMLEAFKDAPPMDFVNMPVPEIRELMAQMPFPPADLPMHEVRELSMTGGAGQPMKARLYRPDDVPVAPVMVFFHGGGWCIGTLDSHDSLCRHLARLLSMNVVSVDYRLAPEHVFPAAQDDAYAATRWVADHAAQLHCDASQLVVAGDSAGGNLAIVSCLRAKEDGWEGIQKQLLFYPVCDARMDSQSYAMFGQIPMLTSEAMAAMWRHYHPGSPVNALASVAQYEDLTGLPPAVMVTAELDILRDEGEAFAQRMQQAGVPVQSIRAQGMIHGFASFSTLVKAVAQSLEQACQLLEKLPAGRAVSVAQ